From Calothrix sp. PCC 6303, a single genomic window includes:
- the ndhL gene encoding NAD(P)H-quinone oxidoreductase subunit L, with protein MIVPLLYVSLAGTYLLVMPVFVIFYLKFRWYTATSFERAFMYFLVFFFFPGMLVLSPILNFRPRRRQIEA; from the coding sequence ATGATTGTACCGCTGTTATATGTGAGTTTGGCTGGAACTTATCTTTTAGTGATGCCAGTGTTTGTAATTTTCTATCTCAAGTTTCGCTGGTACACTGCTACCTCCTTCGAGCGTGCATTTATGTACTTTTTGGTGTTTTTCTTTTTTCCAGGAATGTTAGTGCTGTCGCCAATTTTAAACTTCCGACCTCGACGACGACAAATTGAAGCTTAA
- a CDS encoding DUF3007 family protein has product MRRIDALGITLGVFVAGGLLYLGFQVSGLDSQSAGIWSQALLVAGLIGWLVTYIFRAVGNKMTYHEQRRKYEDAFLQKRLDEMTPEELAQIQAEIEQERQTQV; this is encoded by the coding sequence ATGCGACGTATCGATGCTTTGGGAATCACTTTGGGTGTTTTTGTAGCAGGTGGTTTGCTGTACTTGGGATTCCAAGTATCGGGATTAGATAGCCAATCTGCGGGAATTTGGAGTCAGGCTTTGTTGGTGGCTGGCTTGATTGGCTGGCTTGTCACCTATATTTTCCGTGCTGTGGGCAATAAAATGACCTATCACGAACAGCGGCGAAAATACGAAGATGCTTTCTTGCAAAAGCGACTGGATGAAATGACACCAGAAGAACTGGCGCAAATCCAGGCAGAAATTGAACAGGAAAGACAAACTCAGGTGTAA
- the trpA gene encoding tryptophan synthase subunit alpha, translating into MTPISECFANLAQRRECALIPFITAGDPDLETTAKALRLLDDSGADIIELGVPYSDPLADGPVIQAAATRALQRGTTLDRVLEMLTSTIPDVRSPIILFTYYNPILNRGIEQFLEQVKQAGVSGLVVPDLPLEEARGLLEPAAAIGIDVTLLVAPTSSAERIEAIARASQGFIYLVSVTGVTGMRTQIETRVSDILKQIRGYTDKPIGVGFGISQPEHATQVREWGADAVIVGSAVVKRLAEGTPAQGLDAVGEFCHQIKNAIALA; encoded by the coding sequence ATGACTCCAATTTCTGAATGTTTTGCAAATCTGGCACAACGTCGTGAATGTGCTTTGATTCCATTTATTACAGCTGGTGATCCTGATCTGGAGACTACCGCTAAGGCTTTGCGCCTACTTGATGACAGTGGTGCGGATATAATTGAGCTAGGGGTTCCCTATTCAGATCCTCTGGCTGATGGTCCTGTAATTCAGGCTGCTGCCACAAGGGCACTACAGCGAGGGACAACTTTGGATCGGGTCTTAGAGATGCTGACCTCAACTATTCCAGATGTGCGATCGCCTATTATCCTTTTCACCTATTACAACCCAATCTTAAATCGTGGGATTGAACAATTTTTAGAACAAGTTAAGCAAGCTGGGGTATCTGGCTTAGTGGTTCCTGATTTACCTCTTGAAGAAGCACGGGGACTATTAGAACCAGCTGCGGCAATTGGAATTGATGTCACCTTATTAGTTGCTCCCACTAGCTCTGCTGAACGAATTGAAGCCATTGCCCGCGCTTCTCAAGGTTTTATTTATCTTGTGAGTGTCACGGGTGTGACTGGTATGAGAACTCAAATTGAAACACGAGTATCCGATATACTTAAACAAATTCGTGGTTATACTGATAAACCAATAGGGGTAGGTTTTGGAATTTCCCAGCCAGAACACGCTACCCAAGTGAGGGAATGGGGTGCTGATGCTGTAATTGTTGGTAGTGCCGTAGTTAAACGCTTGGCTGAAGGTACTCCCGCACAAGGATTAGATGCTGTTGGTGAATTTTGCCATCAAATCAAGAATGCGATCGCGTTGGCATAG